One window of Chamaesiphon minutus PCC 6605 genomic DNA carries:
- a CDS encoding SDR family NAD(P)-dependent oxidoreductase, with protein sequence MTTQTVIITGGATGLGYAIAEAFLHDSAAPTLRERANVVLNGRTFSKLETAAQKLDRPVRVVSPLANRIHLVAGDITDPTFAPKLVDEAVSRFGRVNVLINNAGIFAVKPFTEYSIGELDQYLNYVRGTFALTQEAVKQMRLQGDGGAIINIGTILTFHASQSIPSSAPIMAKAAITAMAKNLAFELAKDRIRINTIAPGIVPTPLHGELTPETLNSLDWQHPLGRVGTPKDIADAVLYLANASWVTGTILPVDGGIAAGGDGLNRS encoded by the coding sequence ATGACAACTCAGACTGTAATTATCACGGGCGGTGCAACTGGCTTAGGTTATGCCATTGCTGAAGCATTTTTGCACGATTCGGCTGCGCCGACGCTACGCGAACGGGCGAATGTAGTACTGAACGGGAGAACGTTCTCAAAACTTGAAACGGCGGCTCAAAAACTCGATCGACCCGTTCGCGTAGTGTCGCCCTTGGCGAATCGTATCCATCTTGTAGCAGGTGACATTACCGATCCGACATTTGCCCCAAAACTAGTTGACGAAGCTGTTTCCAGGTTTGGTCGAGTGAATGTGCTCATTAATAATGCTGGCATCTTTGCGGTCAAACCGTTCACTGAATATAGCATTGGTGAGTTAGACCAATATCTAAACTATGTTCGCGGTACCTTTGCGCTCACTCAAGAAGCTGTCAAGCAAATGCGCTTGCAAGGAGATGGCGGCGCAATTATCAACATTGGGACGATTCTCACATTCCACGCTAGCCAGTCAATTCCTTCATCAGCACCGATTATGGCGAAAGCCGCAATTACAGCGATGGCGAAAAACCTAGCCTTTGAGTTGGCCAAGGATCGGATTCGGATCAACACGATCGCGCCTGGAATTGTCCCCACACCCCTTCATGGTGAACTGACCCCAGAAACATTAAATTCTTTAGATTGGCAGCATCCTCTGGGTCGGGTTGGCACGCCCAAAGACATCGCCGATGCTGTTCTCTATTTAGCAAATGCAAGCTGGGTAACGGGCACGATCCTCCCAGTGGATGGTGGTATTGCGGCTGGAGGAGATGGCCTTAACAGGAGTTGA
- a CDS encoding MerR family transcriptional regulator, whose amino-acid sequence MEAITFKVGDLSKRTGLSIRTLHYYDEIGLLSPSHRTESGYRVYAKQDIIRLQQIITLKQIGFSLEDMRSCLDNGDRAFAEMVQLHVAKVRKQIELSQQLLERLESVEQTAAKLDAVPVEEVLQIIQVMDMLENYYSPEQLETLKQRQELLGEERMQQAQVDWEDLIAQVQAEMEKGTDPASEVVQALVHRRQALIQEFTGGDPEIEAALNQMYEEGGETVSHWGENDAALASYMERALQCQVS is encoded by the coding sequence ATGGAAGCCATAACCTTTAAAGTCGGCGATCTATCGAAACGAACGGGCTTGTCGATCCGGACGCTACACTACTACGATGAAATTGGATTGTTATCTCCATCCCATCGGACAGAATCTGGATATCGCGTTTATGCCAAGCAAGATATCATCCGTCTACAGCAAATCATAACTCTAAAGCAAATTGGGTTTTCGTTAGAAGATATGCGAAGTTGCTTGGATAATGGCGATCGTGCCTTTGCCGAAATGGTTCAATTGCATGTTGCCAAAGTTCGCAAACAGATCGAGCTGTCTCAACAGCTTTTAGAACGATTAGAAAGCGTCGAACAAACTGCCGCAAAACTTGATGCAGTTCCCGTTGAAGAAGTTCTCCAGATTATCCAAGTTATGGACATGCTAGAAAATTACTATAGTCCCGAGCAGCTTGAAACCCTGAAGCAACGTCAAGAACTATTGGGAGAAGAAAGAATGCAACAGGCACAAGTCGATTGGGAAGACTTGATTGCCCAAGTTCAGGCGGAAATGGAGAAGGGAACAGACCCAGCTAGCGAAGTGGTGCAAGCTTTAGTGCATCGTCGGCAAGCTTTAATTCAGGAGTTCACGGGTGGCGATCCTGAAATCGAAGCGGCTTTAAATCAGATGTATGAAGAAGGAGGAGAGACAGTTAGCCATTGGGGAGAAAACGATGCTGCCTTAGCGTCCTATATGGAGCGGGCGTTGCAATGCCAGGTCAGTTGA
- a CDS encoding adenylate kinase-like kinase: MKKVAVFGNAGGGKSTLSQKLSEILGSPLHSLDKIQFRQNGVAVPVAEYQRIHAQILATDRWIIDGFGCMETLWPRLDAADSLVFVDLPLYLHFWWVTKRMLTGSFNPPAGWPENSPILKSSINSYRNLWLCDRYLTPKYREYIQKAKNNKNVYHLRSSQQIEQFLASINSGNATKIIVSNEKN; this comes from the coding sequence ATGAAAAAAGTAGCAGTGTTTGGCAATGCTGGTGGCGGGAAATCAACTTTAAGCCAGAAATTATCAGAAATCCTGGGTTCCCCACTACACAGCTTGGATAAAATCCAATTTAGACAGAATGGTGTTGCCGTTCCAGTCGCAGAATATCAGCGCATTCACGCCCAAATTCTGGCTACCGATCGCTGGATTATTGATGGCTTTGGTTGTATGGAAACGCTCTGGCCGAGACTGGATGCAGCCGATAGCTTGGTATTTGTCGATTTGCCACTGTATTTACATTTTTGGTGGGTGACTAAAAGGATGTTAACGGGTAGTTTTAATCCACCAGCAGGCTGGCCGGAAAATAGCCCAATCTTGAAGAGTTCGATAAATAGTTATCGTAATTTGTGGTTGTGCGATCGATACTTAACTCCAAAATATCGCGAGTATATCCAAAAGGCTAAAAACAATAAAAATGTCTATCATCTGAGATCTTCTCAGCAGATCGAGCAGTTTTTGGCATCGATAAATTCGGGCAATGCTACCAAAATTATTGTCAGCAATGAGAAAAATTGA
- a CDS encoding DUF3574 domain-containing protein, with protein sequence MRKIEWSNYITQSLICAGLLTTIGISTFSVSQNYSSTDEIEQRSIAKNPQQLCSNIPAGKSVARTELFFGLRKPNGTEVNSTEFQRFLDREVTPRFPDGFTLLTGNGQFKNARGAVIKERSNLLILLYPVGTNSNQQIEQIRTAYTTAFQQQSVLRADNLSCATF encoded by the coding sequence ATGAGAAAAATTGAATGGAGCAACTATATCACTCAGAGTTTAATTTGTGCGGGATTATTGACAACGATTGGTATTTCCACCTTTTCTGTCTCTCAAAATTATTCTAGTACAGATGAGATCGAACAACGATCGATCGCTAAAAATCCTCAGCAGCTCTGTAGCAATATTCCAGCAGGTAAATCTGTTGCTCGTACCGAACTATTTTTTGGATTGCGTAAACCAAATGGAACCGAAGTAAATAGTACTGAATTCCAACGGTTTCTCGATCGCGAAGTTACACCCAGATTCCCCGATGGCTTCACTTTGTTAACTGGTAACGGTCAATTCAAAAATGCTCGCGGTGCGGTTATTAAAGAGCGATCGAATTTATTGATATTGCTCTATCCCGTCGGAACGAATAGTAACCAGCAGATCGAACAAATTCGCACAGCTTATACCACGGCTTTTCAACAACAATCTGTACTTCGTGCCGACAATCTATCTTGCGCCACTTTTTAA
- a CDS encoding cupin domain-containing protein — protein sequence MNQLPISAQSVPATMGKTIYPEPYAEQVKGRLKQKLGECFGLTQFGVNLTHLSPGALSALAHSHSKQDEFIFILEGTPTLVLGEQEFSMVAGDCYGFKAGTGIAHQLANRSSEIVTYLEIGDRTAGDEVDYPNNDLQATQMTDGTWKIAHKDGSPY from the coding sequence ATGAACCAATTACCGATTTCAGCCCAATCTGTTCCTGCAACGATGGGCAAAACTATTTATCCCGAACCTTATGCCGAGCAAGTCAAAGGAAGGTTAAAACAAAAACTAGGCGAGTGTTTTGGATTGACTCAGTTTGGGGTCAATCTCACCCATCTTTCACCTGGTGCCCTGTCTGCCCTTGCTCATAGTCACTCCAAGCAGGATGAATTTATTTTTATTCTGGAGGGAACCCCAACGCTAGTATTGGGAGAACAGGAATTCTCGATGGTGGCGGGAGATTGCTATGGATTCAAAGCGGGGACAGGTATCGCTCATCAATTAGCGAATCGATCGTCAGAAATTGTGACCTATTTGGAGATCGGCGATCGCACCGCAGGCGATGAAGTTGATTATCCAAATAACGATCTACAAGCAACTCAAATGACTGATGGAACTTGGAAAATAGCACATAAAGATGGCAGTCCATATTAG
- a CDS encoding tautomerase family protein, translating into MPYINIKITREGATAKQKAELIKGVTELLVRVLNKTPATTFVVIDEVATEDWGIAGVSVKELRQGIQPQSQ; encoded by the coding sequence ATGCCCTATATAAACATCAAAATCACTCGCGAAGGCGCAACAGCGAAGCAAAAAGCTGAACTCATCAAAGGTGTAACAGAACTTTTGGTGCGTGTTCTAAATAAGACACCCGCAACAACATTTGTTGTCATTGATGAAGTTGCGACTGAAGATTGGGGAATTGCTGGCGTGTCTGTGAAAGAACTTCGGCAAGGCATTCAGCCACAATCACAGTAA
- a CDS encoding LysR family transcriptional regulator encodes MDKLTALQVFRRVVELESFSRAAEALNLSNAAVSKNVQELEKELRTQLIHRTTRRLNLTEAGKVYFQRVSSILDELESVEECVADLSVKPHGLLRVTAPMSLGLTHVATAIYQFQSIYPDIQIELILNDRYVDLIEEGFDVGIRGGGLVNDNSLVAHQIGDIQRVVCASPTYLKQYGEPKSPEDLKQHHCVIYTLARSPHEWSFGRGHETVSVHVDGSLKVNNSLAASQAAVAGLGLIFLPLFTVLDGLEGGMLKTVLKEWSTEPLTLYAIYPKHRQHSGKLQVFIDFMSEALSSIAARI; translated from the coding sequence ATGGACAAATTAACTGCTCTGCAAGTTTTTAGACGGGTCGTTGAGTTGGAGAGTTTTAGCCGAGCAGCAGAGGCTCTAAACTTATCGAATGCGGCTGTTAGTAAAAATGTCCAGGAACTGGAAAAAGAACTGAGAACCCAGTTGATCCATCGGACCACCCGACGTTTGAACTTGACTGAAGCCGGAAAAGTCTATTTTCAGCGGGTTTCCTCGATTCTGGATGAACTGGAAAGTGTTGAAGAATGTGTTGCCGATCTCTCGGTCAAACCTCACGGACTGCTTCGCGTGACAGCACCAATGTCTCTGGGTTTAACCCATGTCGCAACAGCCATTTATCAATTTCAATCAATTTATCCAGATATACAGATCGAACTCATCCTCAACGATCGCTATGTGGATCTCATTGAGGAGGGATTTGATGTGGGGATCAGAGGGGGCGGATTGGTCAACGATAATAGTCTGGTCGCGCATCAAATCGGCGATATTCAACGGGTCGTTTGTGCGTCACCGACATATCTGAAGCAGTATGGCGAACCAAAATCCCCAGAGGATCTAAAGCAGCACCATTGTGTGATTTACACGCTGGCGCGATCGCCCCATGAGTGGAGTTTTGGGCGAGGTCATGAAACAGTATCAGTGCATGTTGATGGATCTTTAAAAGTGAACAATAGCCTTGCGGCGAGTCAAGCTGCTGTCGCGGGACTAGGTTTGATTTTTTTGCCCCTGTTCACAGTCTTAGATGGATTAGAAGGTGGGATGCTAAAAACTGTCTTGAAAGAATGGTCTACGGAACCTCTGACCCTGTATGCGATTTACCCAAAACATCGCCAACACTCTGGAAAACTTCAAGTATTTATAGACTTCATGTCGGAGGCTCTTTCATCAATTGCTGCCAGAATTTAA
- a CDS encoding nuclear transport factor 2 family protein, producing the protein MNQAQVYTVDKQVDGIEYFAIVDLLKRYYDALYRCDTALLATVFHASARYFTASSGELFHLDMHSYFPIVEQRISPESSGEPYVFSIDSIELAGAVTAIARMRCSMLGKDFIDLLTLIQLEGEWKIIAKVFHYTIHPDTAIVPTSRN; encoded by the coding sequence ATGAATCAAGCACAAGTCTATACGGTGGATAAACAGGTTGACGGCATTGAATATTTCGCGATTGTCGATCTACTCAAGCGATATTATGACGCTTTATATCGTTGTGATACAGCTCTTTTGGCAACTGTTTTTCATGCCAGTGCTCGATACTTTACGGCATCTAGTGGAGAACTCTTCCACCTGGATATGCATTCCTATTTCCCAATCGTCGAGCAACGAATTTCTCCTGAATCATCCGGTGAACCCTATGTATTTTCAATCGATTCGATCGAGTTGGCAGGGGCTGTCACCGCGATCGCCCGAATGCGTTGTTCCATGCTAGGTAAAGATTTTATCGATCTCCTTACCCTCATTCAGCTTGAGGGCGAATGGAAAATCATTGCCAAAGTCTTTCACTACACAATCCATCCAGACACGGCGATAGTGCCAACAAGCCGAAATTAG